The proteins below come from a single Stigmatopora argus isolate UIUO_Sarg chromosome 11, RoL_Sarg_1.0, whole genome shotgun sequence genomic window:
- the LOC144084760 gene encoding gamma-aminobutyric acid receptor subunit pi: MGPIVSPGTLLSVLLISRLLESSMFNAEVKEGEILPPTIQKLMKGYNKYLRPFFDNGPVTVGMSLDVASIDTISEINMDYTATIFLRQRWTDERLVFEGNKSLSLDGRLVELLWVPDTFIVDSKKSFLHDITVENRLIRIFPNGTVLYALRITTTVACNMDLTKYPMDKQTCTLQLESWGYNINDVMFYWTRGNESVSGLDTLQLAQYTVEDHYTSVSEAIYETGHYPKLVFHFELKRSILYFILETYVPSSLLVVLSWVSFWISLSSVPARICIGVTTVLTMTTLMMGARTSLPNANCFIKAIDVYLGICFSFIFGALIEYAVAHFCTLTYSDSHMLMYGHQMHTFEDEINGIVTTISSHSDRAKRRKEPDAGPTTAAATASNELAIDPSSPTGSEPKPEAPPPESTNWCRIVLATLPKLLSFISCCHINNPHHIDNYSRVSFPLSFVIVNLLYWTYYLYF, translated from the exons GTTGCTAGAGAGTTCCATGTTCAATGCAGAGGTTAAAGAAGGTGAAATTCTGCCTCCAACCATTCAAAAGCTGATGAAAGGATATAACAAGTACCTGAGGCCTTTCTTTGATA ATGGACCTGTGACTGTTGGGATGAGCTTGGATGTTGCTAGTATTGACACTATATCTGAGATCAACATG GACTACACAGCCACCATATTCCTTCGTCAGCGCTGGACAGATGAGCGTTTAGTATTTGAAGGAAACAAGAGCCTAAGCCTTGACGGGCGACTAGTGGAGCTCCTCTGGGTTCCCGACACCTTCATTGTGGACTCCAAGAAGTCTTTTCTTCATGACATCACCGTGGAGAACAGACTGATTCGCATCTTTCCAAATGGGACCGTCCTTTATGCGCTAAG AATTACCACCACTGTGGCCTGTAACATGGATTTGACTAAGTACCCAATGGATAAGCAGACCTGCACACTGCAACTGGAGAGCT GGGGCTACAACATCAACGATGTCATGTTCTACTGGACCCGAGGAAATGAGTCTGTCAGCGGTCTAGATACTCTTCAACTTGCTCAGTACACGGTTGAAGACCACTACACCTCTGTGTCAGAGGCCATTTATGAAACTG GCCACTACCCCAAGCTGGTCTTCCACTTTGAGCTGAAAAGAAGCATCTTGTATTTTATCCTGGAGACATATGTCCCATCAAGTCTGTTGGTTGTCCTCTCTTGGGTCTCCTTCTGGATTTCTCTGTCATCTGTTCCAGCACGAATTTGTATAG GAGTAACCACAGTACTGACGATGACCACTCTGATGATGGGTGCTCGCACATCTCTGCCAAATGCTAACTGTTTCATCAAGGCAATTGACGTGTATTTAGGAATCTGCTTCAGCTTTATCTTTGGAGCCCTCATTGAGTATGCTGTGGCTCACTTCTGCACTCTCACTTATAGTGACTCACACATGCTCATG TATGGCCACCAAATGCACACCTTTGAGGACGAAATAAACGGAATCGTCACCACCATCTCCAGCCACTCTGACAGGGCCAAGAGACGCAAGGAGCCTGACGCAGGTCCCACCACTGCCGCTGCCACCGCATCCAATGAATTGGCAATTGACCCATCCAGCCCGACAGGGAGCGAGCCCAAGCCTGAGGCACCCCCTCCAGAGTCCACCAATTGGTGTCGAATTGTTCTAGCCACTCTTCCCAAACTTCTCAGTTTCATAAGCTGCTGCCACATCAATAATCCACACCACATAGACAACTACTCAAGAGTTTCCTTCCCCTTATCATTTGTCATTGTTAATCTTCTTTACTGGACGTATTACTTGTACTTTTAG